A section of the Ogataea parapolymorpha DL-1 chromosome II, whole genome shotgun sequence genome encodes:
- a CDS encoding Actin-like protein: protein MNFIIDNGSYEVKLGHAGQEKPHHVPNCLVRTNDKEVHLGDILNSVGAIDQSGIQFKRPIEHGQLYQWTIERQIWDSSFVKHYKNEDILNGANLVYCETPVTYSKFQNNTDQVLFEEYGVGSLYRGSVASVIPWITKDEGYNDFQLVVDSGFDATYVVPMINGLPYWKAVKKMPIAGRFINGYLREVISFRHYNVTDEPVLVNNIKKAACYVTDDYYAALARIEKLKKLKPKQLIDEPNNISTNYVLPDYKTTMAGYAISDKDMPSSVRENQQILKLYDERFAVPEVLFQPEISGVHKAGLILTIQESLKSVPELLRPLLCANVAITGGTCNLAGFKERLINELNKEIPVDDEVRVYNWEGDYADFGWHAAQKFFEKGAFDKVAVTKQEYHEFGPEYTQEKFGHKLMK from the coding sequence ATGAATTTTATTATCGATAACGGGTCCTACGAAGTAAAGCTAGGACACGCAGGCCAGGAAAAACCTCATCACGTACCAAACTGCCTGGTTCGGACGAACGATAAAGAGGTGCATCTGGGGGATATCCTTAATTCGGTGGGCGCCATTGATCAGTCGGGTATACAATTCAAAAGACCAATAGAACATGGTCAGTTGTATCAATGGACCATTGAGAGACAGATATGGGACTCATCGTTTGTAAAACACTACAAGAATGAGGATATACTGAATGGGGCCAATCTCGTATACTGTGAGACGCCCGTCACATACTCCAAGTTTCAGAACAATACCGACCAAGTACTCTTTGAAGAATACGGAGTGGGATCTCTTTACCGTGGATCTGTGGCCTCTGTGATTCCGTGGATCACGAAAGACGAGGGATACAACGACTTCCAGCTTGTGGTGGACAGTGGCTTCGACGCAACCTACGTTGTCCCGATGATCAACGGCCTGCCGTACTGGAAAGCTGTGAAGAAGATGCCCATCGCTGGACGATTCATCAATGGATATTTGCGAGAGGTAATTTCTTTTAGACACTACAACGTGACAGACGAGCCTGTGCTTGTCAATAACATCAAAAAAGCAGCTTGCTATGTGACAGATGACTACTATGCAGCGCTGGCAAGGATAGAAAAGTTAAAGAAATTAAAACCAAAGCAATTAATAGACGAGCCAAACAACATCTCTACAAATTACGTCTTGCCAGACTACAAGACAACGATGGCTGGCTATGCAATTTCAGATAAGGATATGCCATCCAGTGTGCGCGAGAACCAACAGATTTTAAAGCTATACGACGAACGTTTTGCCGTGCCCGAGGTGCTTTTTCAGCCAGAAATCAGCGGGGTTCACAAGGCAGGGTTAATTCTAACTATACAAGAGTCGCTTAAGTCCGTTCCTGAGCTTTTGCGTCCACTGCTATGCGCAAATGTGGCAATCACGGGCGGAACATGTAACCTGGCAGGATTCAAGGAGAGACTGATtaacgagctcaacaaagaAATTCCCGTGGATGACGAAGTTAGAGTCTACAATTGGGAGGGCGACTACGCCGATTTTGGGTGGCACGCCGCGCAAAAATTCTTCGAAAAGGGCGCTTTCGATAAAGTGGCCGTTACCAAACAGGAGTACCACGAATTTGGTCCCGAGTACACACAGGAAAAGTTTGGACATAAGTTGATGAAGTAG
- a CDS encoding ATP-dependent RNA helicase SUB2: protein MSAEGEEELLDYSDSEEINVQPAQQAAAGEEGKEETDKKGSYVGIHTTGFRDFLLKPELLRAIADCGFEHPSEVQQACIPQSILGNDVLCQAKSGLGKTAVFVLSTLQQLDPTPGEISTVVICHTRELAYQIKNEYARFSKYMPEVKTEVFYGGVNIKQDAEKLKNKDTCPHIVVGTPGRLNALVRDKLIRLNNVKNFVIDECDQVLEQVDMRRDVQEVFRATPFQKQVMMFSATLSQEIRPICKKFMKNPLEIYVDDEKKLTLHGLQQYYINLPEEKKNLKLAELLDSLEFNQVIIFVKSTKRATALNKLLCDSNFPSIVVHSGIPQEERIARYKLFKEYNKRICVSTDVFGRGIDIERINLAINYDLPSEADQYLHRVGRAGRFGTKGLSVSFVSNEQDQEILNKIQERFDVKIQEFPAEGVDPSTYMNT, encoded by the exons ATGTCTGCCGagggagaagaagaattaTTGGACTACTCCGACTCCGAAGAAATCAACGTGCAGCCAGCTCAACAGGCTGCCGCTGGCGAGGAGGGGAAGGAAGAAACAGACAAAAAGGGTTCTTATGTTGGAATCCACACCACTGGTTTCAGAGACTTCTTGTTGAAGCCTGAGCTTTTGAGAGCCATTGCTGATTGTGGTTTCGAACACCCTTCCGAAG TTCAACAAGCCTGTATTCCTCAGTCCATTCTTGGTAATGACGTTCTTTGTCAGGCCAAGTCTGGTCTTGGTAAGACTGCTGTTTTCGTGTTATCCACCTTGCAACAATTGGATCCTACACCTGGTGAGATTTCTACGGTTGTCATTTGTCACACCAGAGAATTGGCATACCAAATCAAGAATGAGTACGCCAGATTTTCTAAGTATATGCCTGAGGTCAAGACTGAAGTGTTTTACGGAGGTGTTAACATCAAGCAGgatgctgaaaaattgaagaaCAAAGATACTTGTCCGCACATTGTTGTTGGTACCCCTGGTAGATTGAACGCCCTGGTCAGAGACAAGCTGATCAGACTGAACAACGTGAAGAACTTCGTCATCGACGAGTGTGACCAGGTTCTCGAGCAAGTTGACATGAGAAGAGACGTTCAGGAGGTTTTCAGAGCCACGcctttccaaaaacaggTGATGATGTTCTCGGCCACCCTGTCACAGGAGATCAGACCGATCTGCAAAAAGTTCATGAAGAACCCATTAGAGATCTACGTTGATGACGAGAAGAAACTCACTCTGCACGGTTTGCAACAATACTACATCAACCTGCcggaggagaaaaagaactTGAAGCTGGCTGAGCTCCTAGACTCCCTGGAGTTCAACCAGGTCATTATCTTCGTCAAGTCGACAAAGAGAGCTACCGCTTTGAACAAATTATTGTGCGACTCCAATTTCCCGTCTATTGTCGTCCACTCTGGTATTCCTCAGGAGGAAAGAATTGCCAGATACAAGTTGTTCAAAGAGTACAATAAGAGAATCTGTGTGTCAACCGACGTGTTTGGAAGAGGTATTGATATCGAGAGAATCAACTTGGCTATTAACTACGACTTGCCAAGTGAGGCTGATCAATACCTTCACAGAGTCGGCAGAGCTGGTAGATTCGGTACTAAGGGTCTGTCTGTGTCGTTCGTGTCGAACGAGCAGGACCAGGAGATTCTGAACAAGATTCAAGAGCGGTTCGACGTCAAGATTCAAGAGTTCCCTGCCGAGGGAGTCGATCCATCCACCTACATGAACACTTGA
- a CDS encoding Protein involved in vacuolar polyphosphate accumulation produces MKFGDEFNDRSVSKWRNYNIDYNAIKRKIKEATTAIKDSSSSLSDKSNDTNDTGDTAFSRFSTNSIQDKKTRKHLKQLFKAFKEQIEFTSLFVNSKYGEISRRILATKSLLNNFINSTLDSDSNPSALQQRLQGRRLMLIQKELEILSGELQDLSRFILLQKIAVKKLFKKFIKHSDYPHKQELVDKITTECLNGNPNSFVNLYLNDAALELTLMFDVINNYRANQIQTDTSVGNNRKQSFATVDSFGLSSLTDGRSKDFIYSRATTFDLISHKKGSVCQRFWVHKDNLDEMKFKLLSGFKLISDDSGIMDEEHEQEGLVRQYENQRLSEQNSSVHLKHTRSELDLTEHTEDPDTTFHPDTKVMSIWLNNLDDPLVTSQNGVGFLSTPDNFLSGGVVAQIHNTQYPNSKRAERPLLISPIGGLHQFAMTSLNDSLIHSLFSPSKLPVEVFKNKILKEWCESGLFGNPKMAQLSLDWCIDKKMVPLAKIAVNRLRFISVTETDTSPKVECYITLDSDIQISQITSQKDVNFHMPEESISFPHSILEIKYDSPLKVLPSVVQSLINSHLVYRVDNLNFSLNNYILSKFYQDSLTDEAMLEYVVPWFDDLQNKDIRKLPSIAKKVSEEAPKQSSPQGILLNKYEAQLQQQQELQQQLLEGKRYWNEFDDGSDPDDDQGYYVDDDYELSDSRTPFGNFLGLGFLTSSRVEAILNLSNKISSKLTHIINSFKHEESSPLLPAHQDRPHFYKSVINGTSPLENDTESDTDNSDHKLFIHRYGKQIENERSYRRRQPSLVYGEARSNDLLAQVNHDRILSFLYLTAMLVSFLTTGVGLGVIFSTLESGDDLDQTSGMILLLCFGMGCLVLSLFLSGVSVCLLMTRYSNAPMWHQASVYSSLIIVTILFIISLVSCL; encoded by the coding sequence ATGAAGTTCGGCGACGAATTCAACGACCGATCTGTTTCCAAATGGAGGAACTACAACATTGACTATAATGCCATCAagcgcaaaatcaaagaagcCACAACTGCAATTAAGGACTCGAGCTCAAGCCTCTCGGACAAGTCCAATGACACTAACGATACTGGCGACACCGCATTTTCGAGATTTTCGACGAATTCTATACAGGACaagaagacgaggaagcaCTTGAAACAATTGTTCAAGGCTTTCAAGGAACAAATAGAGTTTACGTCTCTATTCGTCAATTCCAAGTACGGCGAAATATCCAGAAGAATTCTCGCCACTAAAAGTCTACTTAACAATTTCATCAACTCGACGCTCGACTCGGACAGTAACCCTAGCGCACTACAGCAGCGTCTTCAAGGAAGACGTCTGATGCTTATtcagaaagagctggaaattcttTCGGGCGAGCTACAAGATCTTTCTAGGTTTATTCTCTTGCAGAAAATTGCAGTGAAGAAACTTTTTAAAAAATTCATCAAACACAGCGATTATCCCCACAAAcaggagcttgtggacaaGATCACCACGGAATGCCTCAACGGGAACCCAAACTCGTTCGTCAATTTGTATCTTAACGATGCCGCTTTGGAGCTGACATTGATGTTtgacgtgatcaacaatTACCGTGCCAATCAGATACAGACGGATACCAGCGTCGGGAACAATCGCAAGCAGTCCTTTGCCACTGTGGACTCCTTTGGACTGTCCTCTCTCACAGATGGGCGCTCAAAAGATTTTATATATTCCAGAGCGACCACTTTCGACCTCATCTCGCACAAAAAAGGCTCGGTGTGTCAGAGATTTTGGGTTCATAAGGACAATTTAGACGAAATGAAGTTCAAGCTTCTGAGTGGCTTCAAACTCATATCTGACGATTCAGGCATCATGGACGAAGAACACGAACAGGAGGGTCTGGTCCGGCAATACGAAAATCAACGATTGTCAGAGCAAAACTCTTCAGTCCACCTCAAACACACTCGCTCGGAACTTGACCTCACAGAGCACACCGAAGATCCTGATACGACATTCCACCCGGACACCAAAGTCATGTCCATTTGGCTCAACAACCTCGATGATCCTTTGGTGACGTCTCAGAACGGCGTCGGGTTCCTTTCCACGCCAGacaattttctttctggCGGAGTGGTTGCACAGATCCATAACACGCAGTATCCAAATTCCAAGCGGGCTGAAAGACCGCTCTTGATCTCCCCTATTGGTGGTCTTCACCAGTTTGCCATGACCAGCCTGAACGACTCGCTCATCCATTCTTTATTCAGTCCGTCAAAACTGCCTGTGGAGGTGTTTAAAaacaagattttgaaagaatGGTGTGAATCGGGGCTTTTTGGAAACCCTAAGATGGCTCAGCTGTCGCTTGACTGGTGCATCGACAAAAAAATGGTTCCTTTGGCCAAAATTGCTGTCAACAGACTCCGATTCATCAGCGTAACGGAAACAGACACATCTCCTAAAGTAGAGTGCTATATCACCTTAGACAGTGACATTCAGATTTCCCAAATTACATCACAGAAGGATGTCAACTTCCATATGCCAGAAGAAAGTATCTCTTTCCCTCACTCGATTCTTGAAATCAAATACGACTCCCCGCTCAAAGTTCTTCCGTCGGTCGTGCAGTCTCTCATCAACTCTCATCTTGTTTACAGAGTGGACAATCTTAATTTCTCATTAAATAATTACATCCTATCCAAGTTCTACCAGGATTCACTCACAGACGAAGCCATGTTGGAATATGTCGTTCCTTGGTTCGACGACCTACAAAATAAGGATATCCGCAAACTTCCATCAATCGCGAAGAAGGTGTCCGAGGAGGCTCCTAAACAATCATCGCCCCAGGGTATTCTGTTGAACAAATACGAGGCACagttgcagcagcagcaagaactccagcagcaactACTAGAAGGCAAAAGGTACTGGAATGAGTTTGATGATGGCAGCGATCCGGACGATGATCAGGGATACTAtgtcgacgacgactaTGAGCTCTCGGACTCAAGAACGCCATTTGGCAATTTCCTCGGCCTCGGATTCTTGACGTCTTCGAGAGTTGAAGCAATTTTGAATTTGTCAAATAAGATTTCGAGCAAACTCACGCATATCATCAACTCATTCAAGCATGAAGAGTCTTCTCCTTTACTTCCAGCGCATCAGGATAGGCCGCATTTTTATAAATCAGTGATCAACGGGACGTCTCCATTGGAGAATGACACGGAGTCTGACACAGACAATAGCGACCACAAGTTGTTTATTCACCGATACGGTAAACAAATTGAAAACGAGCGCTCGTACCGCCGTCGCCAACCATCTCTTGTTTACGGCGAAGCTAGATCGAATGACCTGCTGGCCCAGGTAAATCATGATCGCATTTTGTCATTCCTTTATCTAACTGCAATGCTGGTGTCTTTCCTCACAACCGGTGTTGGGCTGGGTGTCATTTTCTCAACCCTGGAATCCGGCGATGATCTGGATCAAACAAGTGGAATGATCCTGCTGCTTTGTTTTGGCATGGGCTGTCTGGTTTTGAGTCTTTTCCTTAGCGGGGTCTCTGTGTGCCTCCTTATGACTCGTTACAGCAATGCCCCAATGTGGCACCAGGCCTCCGTTTACTCCAGCCTCATCATTGTCACAATATTGTTTATCATATCCTTAGTTTCATGTCTTTAA
- a CDS encoding Endoribonuclease ysh1, giving the protein MSEELNFYCLGGGNEVGRSCHIVEYKGKVVMLDAGVHPAFSGAESLPFYDDFDLSKVDVLLISHFHLDHAASLPYVMQHTNFKGRVFMTYPTKAIYKWLLNDFVRVTSIADDNDENSANFLYTDEDLNESLDRIETIDYHSTIEVEGIRFTAYHAGHVLGAAMFFVELGGLKFLFTGDYSREEDRHLSSAELPPSRPDLLITESTFGTATHVPRVEREAKLTHVIHSTIQQGGRCLLPVFALGRAQEILLILDEYWQNNPELQNVPIYYASDLAKKCMAVYQRYVNMMNDSIRKKFTETNQNPFHFKYIKNITNIEKINDLDSSVLIASPGMLQNGISRKILEKWSPDPRNSCILTGYSVEGTMAKILLTEPSEIPSIINPDVMIPRKINIEEISFAAHVDYEQNSKFIELVNPKAIILVHGETNQMGRLKSALLSKYQKFKGTENEIKVYNPRNSSKLSLSFEGIKVAKVMGQLATSLPKEHDTINGVLVQKNFDLSLLKIEDLREFAGLTTTVVRQRQSLRCTATKSLIKWQLTQMFGYIQELVDEDDEYVVKVMSAVKITLESKESTATVEWNSGMVDDTIADSVLAILMSCDSSPASVKISSKSHSHDHEIKQEEDVLDEYSREARLARISKLLTAQFGDSFKHDAEKQCGTIQIGKNSAKIDYSTFEVACASGALRGRIEGILNRSLDLVAPLSRNA; this is encoded by the coding sequence ATGTCAGAAGAACTCAACTTTTATTGCTTGGGCGGAGGAAACGAGGTTGGACGTTCCTGCCACATTGTAGAGTATAAGGGGAAGGTCGTGATGCTTGATGCTGGCGTTCATCCGGCCTTTTCGGGCGCAGAGTCGCTGCCTTTCTACGATGACTTTGACCTTTCCAAAGTCGATGTTTTGCTGATTAGTCACTTCCATTTGGACCATGCGGCATCTTTGCCGTACGTCATGCAGCACACGAACTTCAAAGGCCGTGTCTTTATGACATACCCGACCAAGGCGATCTACAAGTGGCTTCTAAACGATTTTGTGAGGGTGACTAGTATTGccgacgacaacgacgagaactcTGCCAACTTCCTGTATACCGACGAGGATCTCAACGAATCTCTTGACCGAATCGAAACAATCGATTACCATTCTACAATTGAGGTCGAAGGTATCAGATTCACGGCTTACCATGCGGGCCACGTTCTAGGAGCAGCTATGTTCTTTGTCGAGCTTGGAGGCCTCAAATTCCTGTTTACTGGAGACTACTCGAGAGAAGAAGATAGACATTTGAGTTCTGCTGAGCTCCCGCCATCTAGACCGGATCTGCTGATCACAGAGTCGACCTTCGGTACCGCTACTCACGTTCCTAGAGTGGAGAGAGAAGCGAAGCTAACCCATGTTATACATTCCACTATTCAGCAGGGAGGCAGGTGCTTGCTGCCTGTGTTTGCTCTTGGTCGGGCACAAGAAATTTTGCTCATATTAGACGAATACTGGCAGAACAACCCAGAATTGCAAAATGTTCCTATTTATTATGCTTCCGATCTGGCAAAGAAATGTATGGCCGTTTACCAGCGGTATGTGAACATGATGAACGACAGTATCCGAAAAAAATTCACAGAAACCAACCAAAATCCGTTCCATTTCAAGTACATCAAAAACATTACAAACATAgagaaaatcaacgatTTGGACTCGTCTGTGCTTATTGCCTCGCCAGGTATGCTGCAAAACGGCATTTCGCGGAAAATATTGGAAAAATGGAGTCCTGACCCTCGTAACTCGTGTATTTTGACCGGTTACTCTGTTGAAGGAACAATGGCCAAAATATTGCTCACTGAGCCTAGTGAGATCCCGTCCATAATAAATCCAGACGTTATGATACCGCGAAAAATCAACATAGAGGAAATATCCTTTGCTGCGCACGTTGATTACGAACAGAACTCCAAATTTATTGAACTGGTGAATCCAAAGGCCATCATTTTGGTTCATGGAGAAACAAACCAGATGGGAAGACTCAAGTCTGCTCTACTGTCCAAATATCAAAAGTTCAAAGGCACGGAAAACGAAATCAAGGTCTACAATCcgagaaacagcagcaagctGTCACTAAGCTTTGAAGGAATCAAGGTGGCGAAAGTGATGGGCCAACTGGCTACCTCTCTTCCCAAAGAACATGACACAATCAATGGCGTGCTCGTGCAGAAGAACTTCGATCTGAGTTTACTCAAAATCGAAGACCTCAGAGAGTTTGCGGGATTGACCACCACTGTTGTCCGGCAAAGACAATCATTAAGATGCACAGCTACAAAGAGTCTTATCAAATGGCAATTGACACAAATGTTCGGCTATATTCAGGAATTGGTcgatgaggacgacgagtaTGTAGTGAAGGTGATGAGCGCAGTTAAGATCACACTGGAAAGCAAAGAGTCAACTGCCACTGTGGAATGGAACTCGGGCATGGTTGACGATACTATAGCGGACTCTGTTCTTGCCATTCTAATGAGCTGCGACTCGTCGCCTGCATCAGTGAAGATATCATCCAAATCACACAGTCACGATCATGAAATCAAGCAAGAGGAAGATGTCTTAGACGAGTATTCACGCGAAGCCCGTCTTGCAAGAATATCCAAGCTCTTAACTGCCCAGTTCGGGGACTCGTTCAAACATGACGCAGAGAAGCAATGTGGAACGATACAAATAGGCAAGAACTCGGCCAAAATCGACTACTCCACATTCGAGGTCGCCTGCGCATCGGGAGCTTTGCGTGGCAGAATAGAAGGTATTCTGAACCGTTCGTTGGATCTGGTTGCTCCGCTTTCCAGAAATGCATAA
- a CDS encoding transcription factor, with translation MLKKPLKPVSRACLECRQRHLKCDGIEPVCTRCKKLGKECFFVKSNRGGSRKKGVSTKKQRVKLEPDIDIVLPCGKMADQVDCDQKCRSGKAKDLLPCARHEEVDFYPKFNSSKDKSVLNILFDEKYLTTPDQYYITPTLTKNLNVETIISNYYSRFHYCHPFMPQKEDIREYLDSIPHKYDILLAMKLIGDGQTQTTYAKDVETVNYLVTTILDYSKQVGRDFVTLQSVLLLAMASHISSLHDISHSLLQCVVSLALELELNMVDRDAVPEVFMDVNGFVTERDPKTNGHPDVIQKLLSASRTSKISRSVMEDTARRTFWELYFFDTISGTASGRTTSALSTKTVLTLFPKDIPQKVFDFKSRAECCKLVNDSIKLNMAIQDDKDYKKDLQHMKAAIGNWDLRIEDPDSYNSPYLVNSSGFVNEGVHQAVMLVNYAKIFMHRPFSYLWRTDVTRKSKDGEDDNKEPHLDAPARHEADSRKIIETRRTIDSASSVVKLLLDTNPAKILDRTPFFACSLAFSCLVHLSAYSWVETSLSAVDKNSKGLSLLRDSVSADELETYTEYIKLELGGIFQISRHWALSSKLVQHIKDTLKKVSPKLFVKVQASLPESHTHVEVDPVDAVVPEEKSATSNSSDSNNFPTTPFYDLPVDEIDFNQYEAGFMDLPLEGPEPDTGCGWVDKSGFEFEDFLVQ, from the coding sequence ATGCTCAAGAAACCACTCAAACCGGTTTCAAGAGCTTGTCTAGAATGTCGGCAGCGACACCTCAAGTGCGACGGAATAGAGCCTGTCTGTACGCGATGCAAAAAATTGGGGAAAGAATGCTTCTTTGTCAAGAGTAATCGTGGTGGCTCAAGAAAGAAAGGAGTAAGCACTAAGAAGCAGAGGGTGAAGCTGGAGCCCGACATTGATATTGTTCTTCCTTGTGGAAAGATGGCCGACCAGGTGGATTGCGACCAAAAGTGTCGCTCGGGAAAAGCAAAAGATTTACTTCCATGTGCCCGTCATGAAGAGGTTGACTTCTACCCGAAGTTCAACTCGTCCAAAGACAAATCGGTACTCAACATTTTGTTCGATGAGAAGTACCTGACTACGCCAGACCAGTATTACATCACCCCCACGTTGACCAAGAATCTTAATGTTGAAACGATCATCAGCAATTATTACTCGAGATTTCATTACTGTCATCCCTTCATGCcgcaaaaagaagacattAGAGAGTATCTGGATAGCATTCCACATAAGTATGACATTCTACTGGCGATGAAACTCATCGGGGATGGCCAAACACAAACCACCTACGCAAAAGATGTGGAAACGGTGAACTACCTAGTGACCACTATTCTTGATTACTCAAAGCAAGTTGGACGCGACTTCGTTACATTGCAGTCGGTTTTGCTGTTAGCAATGGCATCCCACATATCTTCTTTGCACGATATTAGTCATAGTCTCTTGCAGTGTGTCGTTTCTCTTGCCCTGGAGCTCGAACTCAATATGGTTGACCGCGATGCAGTTCCCGAAGTGTTTATGGACGTGAATGGTTTCGTTACGGAAAGAGACCCGAAAACAAATGGACATCCGGATGTCATTCAAAAATTGCTTTCGGCCTCCCGCACATCAAAAATATCTCGCTCCGTCATGGAAGACACCGCGAGACGAACGTTCTGGGAATTGTACTTTTTCGACACGATAAGCGGCACCGCTTCCGGCAGAACGACTTCAGCCCTTTCAACGAAAACGGTGCTTACCCTGTTCCCCAAGGATATTCCGCAGAAGGtgtttgatttcaaaaGCCGAGCAGAATGCTGTAAATTGGTGAATGACTCTATCAAACTTAATATGGCCATCCAGGACGACAAAGATTACAAAAAGGATTTGCAACACATGAAGGCCGCCATTGGCAATTGGGACTTGAGGATCGAGGATCCAGACTCGTATAACTCGCCGTACCTGGTCAACTCGAGCGGATTCGTCAATGAAGGTGTTCACCAAGCCGTCATGCTTGTGAACTACGCAAAAATCTTCATGCACAGACCATTCTCCTATCTCTGGCGAACGGATGTTACAAGAAAGTCAAAggatggagaagatgatAATAAAGAGCCGCATCTTGATGCTCCCGCAAGACACGAAGCAGACTCGCGAAAAATTATTGAGACCAGAAGAACGATTGATTCTGCCTCGTCTGTGGTCAAACTGCTCCTCGACACCAACCCAGCTAAGATCCTGGACAGAACGCCGTTCTTTGCTTGTTCATTAGCGTTCTCCTGTTTGGTTCACCTGAGCGCATACTCCTGGGTTGAGACAAGCCTTTCTGCGGTCGATAAAAATTCGAAAGGACTCTCTTTGCTACGTGACAGTGTCAGtgcagacgagctggagacgTACACCGAGTACATCAAACTCGAGCTGGGTGGAATTTTCCAGATTTCCAGACATTGGGCATTATCGTCTAAACTTGTCCAGCATATCAAAGATACTCTGAAAAAAGTGTCACCAAAATTATTTGTTAAAGTGCAGGCAAGCCTGCCTGAGTCGCACACGCATGTGGAGGTGGATCCCGTGGATGCCGTGGTCCCTGAAGAGAAATCGGCCACGTCCAATAGCAGCGACAGTAATAATTTTCCTACGACTCCATTTTACGACCTACCAGTTGACGAAATCGACTTCAATCAGTATGAGGCAGGATTTATGGATCTGCCTTTAGAAGGGCCGGAGCCCGACACCGGTTGTGGCTGGGTCGACAAAAGCGGTTTCGAATTCGAAGATTTCCTTGTTCAATAA
- a CDS encoding FACT complex subunit POB3: MSTEYEKIYLNQSKQAGRMRIADSGLGWKAQAAPGSTVKSTPFLLPSDEISSAHWSRGSRGWELRIDTKNKGVVMLDGFDQQDLNGLKNELQRNFSVQLEVREHSLRGWNWGKTQLTRNELIFNVNNRPAFEIPYSDITNSNLSRKNEVTVEMNLGEKHEPERTGDELVEMKLYIPGTLSEEEEEGEDGEKNEASEPRSLAQVFSDQLREKADVGQVTGEAIVSFEEILFLTPRGRYDVDMYDTFMRLRGKTYDYKLQYSQIQRIFSLPKLYQLNHLIVLQVDPPLRQGQTRYSFLTIQVSSEEEIEVELNLDDEEYESKYKERLNKTYNNNTYMVMTSILKGFTERRVVVPGNFMSKDSQVAISCSLKANEGQLYPLEKCLLFVTKPTVLIPYSEITNIVFSRIGSGTGASRTFDMEVNLRNGARSHSFGNMDRGEQTLLENFFKSKNLKVRNDEKVAQEMLASAMAESDGDSDMDMGSADDDESPDEDFKDEDMSGSDVAEEFDSDASVSEDGEDDEPQKKKPKT, encoded by the coding sequence ATGTCCACTGAGTACGAGAAGATATACTTGAATCAGTCGAAACAGGCTGGCAGAATGCGTATTGCCGATTCCGGTCTCGGATGGAAGGCGCAAGCTGCTCCTGGATCCACCGTGAAGTCCACTCCGTTTCTCCTGCCCAGCGACGAAATCTCCAGTGCTCACTGGTCCAGAGGATCTCGTGGCTGGGAATTGCGCATAGACACCAAGAATAAGGGGGTTGTAATGCTTGACGGGTTTGATCAGCAGGATTTGAACGGCCTGAAGAACGAATTGCAGAGAAATTTCagcgtccagctcgaaGTTAGGGAACACTCATTGCGTGGCTGGAATTGGGGAAAGACCCAGCTCACGAGAAACGAGCTAATATTCAATGTCAACAACAGACCCGCTTTTGAGATTCCGTACTCGGACATCACTAACAGTAATTTGAGCAGAAAGAATGAAGTTACGGTGGAGATGAACCTAGGCGAGAAACACGAACCAGAACGTACTGGAGACGAATTGGTGGAGATGAAGCTGTATATTCCAGGAACTCTGTctgaagaggaagaggaaggTGAGGATGgcgagaaaaacgaggCATCGGAGCCAAGGTCGCTCGCTCAAGTGTTCAGCGACCAGCTCAGAGAAAAGGCTGACGTTGGCCAGGTCACTGGCGAGGCAATTGTTTCCTTTGAAGAAATCTTGTTTCTCACTCCAAGAGGTCGTTACGATGTGGACATGTACGATACGTTTATGCGTCTCAGAGGTAAGACGTACGACTACAAGCTGCAATACTCGCAAATCCAGAGAATATTCTCGCTACCAAAACTGTACCAATTGAACCACTTGATTGTACTTCAAGTCGATCCCCCATTGAGACAAGGGCAGACCAGATATTCCTTCTTGACTATTCAAGTGTCTTCCGAGGAAGAAATCGAGGTTGAGCTGAacctggacgacgaggagtacgaaAGCAAGTACAAAGAGCGACTCAACAAAACTTACAACAATAACACGTACATGGTGATGACCAGTATACTGAAGGGATTCACCGAGAGACGTGTTGTGGTTCCTGGCAATTTCATGTCCAAAGATTCGCAGGTTGCGATTTCTTGCTCTCTAAAGGCCAACGAGGGACAACTCTATCCGCTCGAAAAATGCTTGCTTTTTGTCACCAAACCTACAGTTCTGATTCCATACTCGGAGATCACCAACATTGTATTCTCGAGAATTGGCTCTGGCACAGGTGCATCGAGAACTTTTGATATGGAAGTGAACCTCCGTAATGGGGCACGCTCGCACAGCTTTGGAAATATGGACCGAGGTGAGCAAACGCTTCTTGagaacttcttcaaaagcAAGAACCTCAAGGTTAGAAACGACGAGAAGGTTGCGCAGGAGATGTTGGCATCTGCTATGGCAGAGTCCGATGGTGACAGCGACATGGACATGGGATCtgccgacgacgacgaatCTCCAGACGAGGActtcaaggacgaggacatgTCTGGCTCTGATGTTGCAGAGGAGTTTGATTCTGATGCTAGCGTCAGTGAAGACGGAGAGGACGATGAACctcaaaagaagaagccaaaaACCTAG